CGTGGAGTACAGAGCTCTGCCCGACGACATTAAAGAGCAACTGAGCGCACGCACGGGCGGCAACCTGACATGGCACGACGGCCGAGGCCAGAAGGCTGCGGCAGGTCGGGCGGTCAAACTGCTGCAGCGACCGGGCGCCGACGCCTGCCAGGTGCAGTATACTGACATGTACCGCTTGCTTTCCGAGATATTATTGATCCTTAACTGCATCCTTTTCTTAAAGAGGCAGACAAtttgaaagaataaaaaaactgCCGGCAAATGCGTCCACCGGCTATGGGTCGTGACACACAGCCTCTTTGTGAACACAGAATGGAGGCTGTTTTCTTCTCCGCGGACTTTAAAGTAGCACAGGCTGTGGCTTTGGTGTTGACTGTTTTGTGCGTTGTGCACAGTATCGTTCCAGCCACAATTACAGCATCTACAACACCAGCCCGACGCAGCCCAGCTTGGTCCGACCGGTAGTTCTGTGGACGCAGCAGGACGTTTGCAAATGGCTGAAGAAGCACTGTCCTCACAACTACCTGGCTTACGTGGAGGCCTTCTCCCATCATGCCATCACAGGTGCACAATTTGTGCCATTTCATTGCAATTTGGTGCAACCTAAAGTGATTTGTAACTTTTGCCACGCCGAGGCCGGGCGCTGCTGCGTCTCAACAGCGACAAGTTGAAGAGGATGGGACTGGTGCAGGAGACACTGAGGCAGGAGCTGCTCGGGCAAGTTCTTCAGCTACAGCTTCGGGAAGAAGGACGCAACCTGCAGCTGCTCAGCAGAGGGGAAGGTCTGTTACCACAAATTGGGATTGtgccattttttatttcaaaacacaaaaaacagtGCAGTTC
This region of Syngnathus typhle isolate RoL2023-S1 ecotype Sweden linkage group LG2, RoL_Styp_1.0, whole genome shotgun sequence genomic DNA includes:
- the samd10a gene encoding sterile alpha motif domain-containing protein 10a isoform X3, which encodes MAVDAASSFSFCRPAVEYRALPDDIKEQLSARTGGNLTWHDGRGQKAAAGRAVKLLQRPGADACQYRSSHNYSIYNTSPTQPSLVRPVVLWTQQDVCKWLKKHCPHNYLAYVEAFSHHAITGRALLRLNSDKLKRMGLVQETLRQELLGQVLQLQLREEGRNLQLLSRGEGSFQKRS
- the samd10a gene encoding sterile alpha motif domain-containing protein 10a isoform X1: MRDGVSAAAAVAAAATRDHAPINPRGVEAPWLLTSVQDGTHKHICVQASSKSAPSITASSFSFCRPAVEYRALPDDIKEQLSARTGGNLTWHDGRGQKAAAGRAVKLLQRPGADACQYRSSHNYSIYNTSPTQPSLVRPVVLWTQQDVCKWLKKHCPHNYLAYVEAFSHHAITGRALLRLNSDKLKRMGLVQETLRQELLGQVLQLQLREEGRNLQLLSRGEGSFQKRS
- the samd10a gene encoding sterile alpha motif domain-containing protein 10a isoform X2, producing MRDGVSAAAAVAAAATRDHAPINPRGVEAPWLLTSVQDGTHKHICVQASSKSAPSITASSFSFCRPAVEYRALPDDIKEQLSARTGGNLTWHDGRGQKAAAGRAVKLLQRPGADACQPQLQHLQHQPDAAQLGPTGSSVDAAGRLQMAEEALSSQLPGLRGGLLPSCHHSDKLKRMGLVQETLRQELLGQVLQLQLREEGRNLQLLSRGEGSFQKRS
- the samd10a gene encoding sterile alpha motif domain-containing protein 10a isoform X4; this translates as MAVDASSFSFCRPAVEYRALPDDIKEQLSARTGGNLTWHDGRGQKAAAGRAVKLLQRPGADACQYRSSHNYSIYNTSPTQPSLVRPVVLWTQQDVCKWLKKHCPHNYLAYVEAFSHHAITGRALLRLNSDKLKRMGLVQETLRQELLGQVLQLQLREEGRNLQLLSRGEGSFQKRS